CCCACAGGCGCCCCGGATCGTCGTGGAAGACGTCGTCGGGCAGCGCGGGCGCGGTCACCCAACTCTCCTCCTCGAGCTCCGCTTCGAGCTGGCCGGGGCCCCACCCGGCATACCCCGCGTATACGCGCGCACGGCGGATCACCTCGCCGATGTCGCCGCCGGCCTCCGGGGGCAGGAAGCCGATCGACCCCACCGCCAACAGCTCGGCCCTCGAAGGATCGAGGAAGTCGGCGAGCACGACGATCGATGCGGGCTCGACCGGGCCGCCATCGAACAGCGGTTCCTCGGGGTCGACCAGGTCACCGAGCGGCGGCACCGCCTCGCGGACCGACACCCCGAGCGACTGGTTCAGCACGACCCCGACCGCCCCGTCGTCGTCGTGATGGCCGACCAGCACGACCGTGCGACGGAAGTTCGGATCGAACAGGTTCGAGTTCGAGATCAGCAGATGGCCGGTGAGAGGTTCCACCCCTCCATCATGCCGCGTCGAGCAGCCATGTGGCTGCCTCGATGTGCTCGCGCATCGGCCC
This portion of the Actinomycetota bacterium genome encodes:
- a CDS encoding YqgE/AlgH family protein, which translates into the protein MEPLTGHLLISNSNLFDPNFRRTVVLVGHHDDDGAVGVVLNQSLGVSVREAVPPLGDLVDPEEPLFDGGPVEPASIVVLADFLDPSRAELLAVGSIGFLPPEAGGDIGEVIRRARVYAGYAGWGPGQLEAELEEESWVTAPALPDDVFHDDPGRLWEDVLRRLGRGYDLLRLMPRDPSLN